Sequence from the Gallus gallus isolate bGalGal1 chromosome 12, bGalGal1.mat.broiler.GRCg7b, whole genome shotgun sequence genome:
TGCGCCTCCCCACACCGCAGAGCTTGCGGCCGTGCTTTTGTCTGcatcccctccccagccctgtgggCAACACCACATCAGTGAAGCGTTTTGAATTGTGGCCCAAGCTCCAGCAGGACTTTTAGCTCACACAGCAGGGCAGAAGGCAGCTGGCGGTGGCTCAGTGCAGCCAAGGGCTTTGTTTGCTGGCTAGTCCTGTCCCCCAAAGACACCAGGAGCCACTGACCTACTGCCTGTGAACAAAGGCCTCTGAGAGCCAGGAAGCTCCTGGGCAGCTGGTGACAGGGAGGCTCTGCAGATCTCACTAGCAGGCAGCTACCCCCTAAAGGTCTCTCTGAGCCCCAGAACCCCTGAAGATGATCGTCACCTTCTGCAATCCTAGCAGGACTTGGCCTGGAGCCGTACCTTCTCCGTCCGACAGGTAGTTGTACCAGAAGACAGCGGTGCCTTGCTGAGGTTTCACTCGCAAATTGCCCTTGTCACAGTTTTTCCGAGTATCTCGCAGGTCAACATCATTCTGGATCAAAGACTgaccaaaaccaacaacagcaaacaCAGAGAAGGTGTCATAAAAGGGGCTGGAACAAAGCACAGGGGCTGTGCCGTGCTGCCAGCAtcctcctgccctgtgctgagTCCCTTAACGCGTCGCCAGACAGCATGCCTACAGTTCTCTTACTCTGAAGAAAAGTGCCCAGATTACAGCAAGCAGAACCTGTGTCAGGGCAGCAAGGTCCAAAGGCTGCCCCTCATGCATTGGAGTGGGGAACTGCCAAAGCCTTGCACCTCCTCCCTTGGCCTCTGAGCAAAATCACTCAGTGTGGAGCTCGGCCTTCCCACACTCCAGCTCAGAAGGCTCACATCTCCAAATCCCCCTTCTATAGCGAATACAGTCACAGTGGGACCCAGAACCTCCGTGAAGGACAGAGCCACTCACCATCTCTTCATATGTCCTGTTATCAGCTATAGGAAAGACAGTTTCTCCGCCACCCGTCACATTGTTCAGGTAGAACAGCACTGTCACATACCTGCAGACAGGACAGAGCAGCTGTCAGGGGacacagctggagcaggaggagctgctgtaTGTACACCACTCCTCCAAGACAGCACGAGACATGCAGTTGAcgtcattttttttccaaaggcaaCAGAGAACTGCACCAAAGCGGCCCTTACCGACATGAGGTCTCGAAGGGAGCACTTTCGTTGGCAACCAGCTTGGTGTGGCTGCAGGCGGTCTCGGGGAAGACGGGGCCGCTGTCCATGTGGGCATGGTAGTGGCCCCCCTGGTCATAGCGCACCACCTGCAGGGGCTCACTGTGCTCCACAATCTCTGGGGGCAGGCGAGTCAGGCGCATTACCCTGGGGAGACAGCACAGCAGGTAAGGGGAAGACATCTCCACCAGGACAGCCGCTACTCCCAGCACCGAATGCATCCAGAGAAAGAGAACCCCCTTCCCCAAAAGACCGGAGAGACGGATGGGCTGCAGCAAGCATGCCAAGAGATAACCAGGTTCCTTACAGATCTGTCAGACCATCAGCATCAGCTCAGAAACTCCTCCTCAaggttaacaaaaaaaaacaaaaacgaagGGCGCATCTCCAGCAGGACTGCTCTCATGAAGACCTTGCTTGCTCAGAAAGATCCCTCCTGTGGGTGTCCCTGGAGCCTTCATGTGCCATCTCAGCGCTTCTCTGGACTCCTGCACACCAGCTACAGACCTCGGGGACAGTTAGCAAAGCACAGGGCCCCTGCTGAGAGTGAACGAGAGACTAGCTCTAGGGATATTCTCATCACCTAACTCACCTTTCCCTGTTGCCTTTCAACAGCCTCCCCCCTGGGGAGAGGGGCACAGAGGGCTCtgggttttttccactgctACGTCTGAGCTCATCCCCAAGGCAAGCAGGTACCTCTCAAGACCTGCCAAAGAACACTCAGAGCTCTGGGAATTCCGAGCGGTGAAGCCCGAGGGGAACGTGGCACCAAGGCAGGGTGGCAGAGCTCCTCCAGGCCCCACAGGATCCCACTGGGGATTACAGCCTCCTTCGGCACCACGCCTCCAGGTCCGCAGGGGCTTTCTAACGCTGGCAAACCGAAGAGTGCCGATGCCTGCGTGAGCCAGCGAGCTGGCACAGAGAAAGTGGCAGCCTCAGTCTGCTCTAATTAAGGCAATATGCGACCCCATTCTCCCTCTGGAATGTGCTGAAgaaaaggagtggccagcagcCGTTTTCCAGCCTCGGGATAGATTTTCCCCACCCATGTCCTGGGTGAGGACCAGCACCACAAGAACGAGGAGTCTCCAGCCAATTATCTGAAACTCACCACGGCTAAGCCATTTGGCCTGCGAGCTGGGTTAACTCTTCCCAGTACCAAAACCAAGGTGAAGGGAAAGACAGGAGGTTCTCCCATGTGCTGGGACAGGCCCCGCGGTCATGCGCTCCGATGACCGAACTACCTCAGTGTGCTCGAGGTAAAGTTGTGCTTATTATGAAGTTAGCTCTGAACAGCTACGACAGATCTCAGTGAAATGCATGAGTAACTCAAGCAATTGACAGTAACTACTGGCACCCAGACAGGGTTGGAAACGGGCAGTTTCTCCCAGTAAGCTCGTTTACTAATTAGAATGAATTATTTCATATAATGCCAAGTCTTCTTGGTTTTACAGGGCTGTTCCCAAAAGTGAATGGCTACGCTGAGaggtttgatttttctttttccttttccagggGACAATACAATTCCTCGTTCTAACGAAAACCTCCTCTCCCCATTTCACGACTGCGCTCATTGCTCTTCATACTCCAAAATTCCACACAATTAGGAAGTGTGAATATTAGCATGTCCGCATCTGCATCTCCCAGCACAGGTGGCCCACGTGCCCACACCCCCTCAGCCCTCACCTCTGCCGTATGGCTCTCATGACCTGGTGTGCGCCCTCGCCCTGGTACAGCCACGTGTGCTGGCTGTTGCGCACCGCGTCACTCATCTTCACTTTCTGGCTCCCTATGTACTTGTGGAAGTCACGGATGTTCAGTCTCTtgaactcctccaaactcagcaCGCCTGTGGAAGAGAGCAGGAGCGGGCTGACCTGGGCACCCCACGTGCACGAGGCAATAGAGAACCTTCAGCTGCAGTGCAAGGTCAGAACCAGAACAGGCAAAACACAGTCAACTTGCTACTTACAGATTTAAatggagcagagagggacacCTCAGGCCACCTTCCTACAAGACCTTGCAGggcaatttaaaaaagcaaacccCAAACAACAAGCAGTACGTTCTTCTGCTTTTGGGCAATTCCAAAACGTGAAAGAGATAAACAACGCAGTACAATCCGGCGTAAgtagaagacagaaaaacaaaaggtaaaAGGAGGTTTCTACTAGAACAGATACTTCTTGTTTGCACTCAGCTGAGCTTGGCAAGGGATGGATTTTTGCCTCTGTTAGCTTCAGAGAAATCCTTACCGTTCGTTGTGTTCCCTTTCTGGAGAAGCAGGGAAGCAGCACATGCCCAGCAGCCAGCATGAGGAGCTCAGGGAGGCAACAAACACACTGCTGTTGCAGACAGGGGGAAGGCTCAGCCACCAGGGtcagcccagggcagctcctcAGGTGCTGGCTGTTGTCAGCAAATCACCCACGTCACTATTTCTCATGCCCTGCTCACATCTCCCAGTCCCCACTTCCCCTTATTTGACGCAGCCTTTGATAACACAGTGCCACATCCAGGTCGTGACCTGGTCCCTCAGTGGCACGCACCGATGTGACAGTggaggaaagcagcactgtggAAGCAAGGTCCTGCCAAAAGCACTGTAACAGGACTTTTCATTCGTAAGCATCCGGAACGGTGGAAAAGCCATTGGCAACTCAGTCATACGCTCCTACCCCTGCCAAAAATGTCACCAGTGTGGGTGCTCGGGGTGCCCTCCGGATATTTAGGCATTCACATGGGTACTGCTTCATCTCCAAAGCAGCTCCTCTCTGGCACTCTCAATGCCAGGTCACTGGAAGAGAGCATGCAGAGCCTGTGCATTCACTTAATTTGATTAGGAAATGGAGAGTTGCTTAATTGAGGACACTCTAATTAGAGCAGCAAAGGTTAGAGTGCACGTCCAGGCCAGAGGGAGACCAGGGTAAGGGGGGGCAGAAGTGGCCTCCCGTAATAcagagaacagagcagtggcagAGATGGAATCAGCACCAAAAGCTGACCAAGACCACCCCGTGTCCACCGATGCTGCACTCCCATGCCAGTGAAGCAGCTCCCTCAGACAGACGTAGAAGTCCCTTCGAAAGCAGGAGGGAGCACCTTAAGGGCTGCAGCCCACACGCTGAAAGCTACGTGGTCAGACCCAGCACAGCCTCTAAGAGGTCTACACcaattttgctttctgcaaaggTCTCTAAAGCAGCGTTACTTTCCTTGGAACAACACCTAATACAACAGGCCTGGGCAGGGACATGGCTTTTGCTTCTCCCTGCACGGCTGTGTGCGGTGTCCCATGCTGAGGATGTGGGGATTCCCAAGGAGCCCTTACCGTTCCCATCGGGATCAGCCTTGACTGCAGTGTACATCTCTCGGATGTTTTCGGGGGTCATCCACCTGCCGTTCCCAAGGCGGGTGTGAGTCAGCACCTGAAATCCAGAAGCAGATTAACACTGGGCACTGGTTTCTAGTACTAATGCAACCCTCCCCGTTTCCTGCTTGAAGCCAGGCCAGCTCTCCTCTGCAGAGCATCAGTCAGCCAGGCGTCAGCACGTCTCTGCACACAGATTTGAGCGGAGATCATCTGGCAGCCACgctgtgttttcatttccagtttaGGTGGTGGCAAATGACTGCTGAAGCTCAGTTAACTAATCCTTAAGTGGAGGAGGTACAGCTCTCGGCAAGCTCTGACCTCCAGAGGAGCACCTGGGAGCGACATCCTTCTACCTACCCCGATGCACGCTGCCCCGCAGGACAAGGCTGCTGAAGAGCAGTGGACAAGGTGCTCCTTATCTCCCTCTCAGGTTTGTTACCGTGGGTGATCCTGAAGCCctgtcagctgcaggagggcacagCCAGCTCTACTGCACAAACTCAGTGTGCTGGGACACACACAAGAAGAAATGCACTCTACCTCtttgagctgcagctgcccatcCTGATTGTGGTCCAGCAGATTGAAGAAGTCCATCTGGCTGATTTCTATCATTTCCATGGCTTCCTCGTAGTCATCCGTCGGTAGGATCTGGCTCTTCTGCAGCCCCTTCAGCTGTGCCAGATGGATGATGAGTTTGCACTCCTCCTCTGTCAGGAAGTCTGgaatttctgcaggaaaatgcaAGCAGTAACAGAGATCGAGGAACATTAGGACAAATACCAATGGCAGGCcactgaaaagagagaaaaatagggAAATTTATAAACTTCCTACCAAGTCAGAGGGGTAGGACAGTCAAATATATATACCCTTCTACCCAAAGAGCTCTACAACAGCACACACCTCACAcctgagctgcaggagatggGTATTTTTACAGCAGCCGTTCCTCAGTGTTTGGATCCTGGGGTCAAGCCCCTTATTTTCTTGCAGATCACCACAATGGACAAAGGAGTGAACAAACACGGGCATATCACTGCGTTTTATCACTTCAAAGGTTACATGTGGATCACAGTCTGGAACTGCTGTTTTACAGGAAGGGAGGCCAGAAGTCCTTACGGGGGGAAGTGGGGACGGCCAGGGTTTCGTGCTCCCTTGCTCTACAGCAAGCAGGCAGCACCTAGCAAACAACCAAACTCCTTATGGGGGTACCTagcacactgctctgctgggaaaCTCAAACAACTTCCTGACTTATTCCCATTTATTCCCTTGGATGAAGGGGGGAGAAGTACAGCCATCAGAGCAGGACAGGCTTAAGTGAACACGGCCGCGATGGGCTGGATTAGAtgattttaaatgtcttttccaaTCGTAATGATTCTGTAAGTGCTTTCAGACACAGAGTCCTGCTCTCTaaactgcagccctgcaggtgtGTGCTGAGGACACATcacatcccagctgcagcagcaatccctcaaagggggaaagaaaaaaataaaagttaattaCTTCCACGACCTTAAATCAACCCTATCAGCTCCGACTGTCAGTAAGCAGTTGGCCTCTTAAGTGCATACCAGAACCGGCCCCGTAGAAAATGCAATGCTCCTGGGAAGCCCCGGGGACACAATGCAGCTGTACCCCTCTGAGGACACAATTTCTGCCACCAGCAGAACAGTGTCCTCATAACAGAGGGGGCGTTGGGGCCAAAGCTTCCGCTGCCCTGAGCGTCACGGCCTCACACCGGGTCAGAGCCAACCATACCCGCTGGCAAGCAGCGGTCCCAGGATCTCCAGTCCCTCAAACTGGGCTCAGATAATGACAGCTTCTGGAATCTTAATTACGTGCTGGAGGAAGGACAATCCCTCTCTTCAGTGGTGGTAATGGGATTTTGTAACGAGGTAGAAATTGCATTAAGCAGGAAGCGCTTTCCACCAGGCAGGTTGCAAGGTGAGGGGCTTTCCAGCTAAGAGCTGGCAATCCGCAGTGCAAACAGccttcctccccagctgcaAATTGGTTCCTGTGCCCACTGCTCTCCCAAACAGTTAACGTGGGGCTGTGAGACCATCCTATCTCTCTGCCCGCTCAACAATGGGTCCAGCTAAACAAATGTCTCCTAATTGACTTTGAGCAACACTTGattgctttcagaagaaaagaaaaaaaaaaaacaaaaaacaaaagagaggaaaacattGGGGTTTATGAAATAATGACTAATCCTGGAGCAAGAGAAAGGGGCTGGGTTGGAGCGCTGGTGTCAAACAGAGAGCCCCAAGACACAGGGCCAAGGCATTCACCCCTCCCCAACTGCCCTCATTTCCACACCTGCTGATCTAAGCCAAACCCCTGCTAAAATCCAAACAATCGGGGCCGCTGGCAAACGAAAATTGGAGCATTGTCTTCCCCAAGAGGGCTCTGAAAGGGCCGCACTTAATGAGGATGGATTGCCACGGAGGTGGCTTGCAGGCTATAAAAGGCGTTCTGCAGGCTGGAGCGGCTCAGTCCGGGTGTGTGCTGCGAGCCCACTCCGAGCACCATGAGGGCTGCGAGCACGGAGAAGGCCTCCCGCAGACGGGGAGCCCCGTGGCTGCCAGGCCTGCTGCTGcgcctgctgctgtggggctgcgcgGGGGGGCGGGCCAGCTACCTGCGGAGGTCCTCCAGCTGCACCGCCATCCCGCGCAGCATGGCCCTGTGCTACGACATCGGTTACTCGGAGATGAGGATCCCCAACCTGCTGGAGCACGAGACCATGCCGGAGGTGATCCAGCAGTCCTCCAGCTGGCTGCCCTTGCTGGCCAGGGAGTGCCATCCCGACGCCAGGATTTTCCTCTGCTCCCTCTTCGCGCCCATCTGCCTGGACAGGTAAGGCACTCCCACGAGCGCTTCCCGCACCGCTCCCCAGCAGCGATGGCATTCGCCTCCGGAGAGGAAAGACGCGCGATCCGACCACAGCCACTTTCAGGCAGCACAGCGAGGGGACGTGGGGTTACCCAGCAGGGACTCTCCCCGCTTCTGAGGGAGAACAGAATCCCCGTCCAATTTCCAAAACAGCCTTTTGTTGCTTGCTTCCCTGCTTCCCCCCCAGGCTCATCTACCCCTGCCGCAGCCTGTGCGAGGCCGTCAAGAGGAGCTGTGCGCCCGTCATGGCTTGTTACGGCTATCCCTGGCCCGAAATCCTCAACTGCAACAAGTTCCCTGCGGACCACGAGCTGTGCATCGCTGCCGTCTCCACGGATGAAAGTTCCTCCAGCAGGAGAAGtaagggctttttttcctcatatgcTTTCCCATGTGTAATGCTGAGTGCTCGCAGGGACGAGCCCGTGCCTGTGGtcacagaacggcttgggttggaagggagctcaagGATCATAAAGTTCCAGCCTAGCTCCTAGCGCTTCTGGCTTTAAGccagagaaaagaggaaatttaaagagaaaaggggaaattcTGGCTTTTCTCTACGGGAGCCACACTGTGACTAGAAAAGGAGCGTGACATTGGCTGAGGCTTGttccctcagctctgctcaccgCTACCTGGGTGCCCTCAGGTGGTGGGGCTTGGGGCAGGGGGAGAAATCTAAAAGGCGTGGGAGCTCACGGTGTGCCTGTCCAGGAGGTGAGAAGCAGCAGACATTCCTTAGGCAATACAAGCAATGTCACCGCTGTGGCAATGCGCAGCAACGAAGGCAGCCTACACAAAGCACAGCGAGCAGCGCCCGCCTCACCGTGGGACGGGGAGCTTAACATTCCTATCCTGGGGCAGGATAGCTCAGGAGGAAGCACCGTTTCGAAACTGCAAGCCACCACTCGCAGATGTCAAAACCGTATGATGCCTTTTCCAGCAATGGGCGTTCTAACCAGATTTCTGTTGCAGCAGTGCCTCGAGCCAGCTGCAAGGACTGCGAACTGGAGGAGGCCAGCACCGCCAGGGAGATCCTCGACAACCTCTGCGCCAACGATTTCAGTGAGTACCCCCACCTGCCCTGTCAGCAGCCACACGGCCTCCAGCACTGAAGCCGTGACACGCACAAAGAACGGCTTGGCCATAAGAACTGACTTGGAGGAATCGTGGCTTTTATAAGCAGATTCCAGAGATGCTCAGTTCTCAGAGTACCTGTTAAGTAACAGCACTTGCTGCTTGCGCCACTGCTCCTTGCAGGCACCTTCCTGTGCCACAGCGCCGCCGTACCTTTTGCAGTCATGAGAAAAGCAGGGTGAAAAgcacagtgctcagtgctggaagCGCTCAGCTCAGCTGAGAACTCTTCCACGATCACTGTAATTGCGTGGGCTCGGACGGACGCGTCACCACAttgcaggagcagcacaaaaACTCACATCGGCTGCACGCAGAAGTTGCTAAGAGCTACGATGCGTAAACAGAACTAACAGCTCTTTTACCCCCCATTCCAGCAGTGAAAATCCGAATCCTCAGGAAGAACACGACCACAACCGTCTCCGACTTCGACCTGGACCCCTCCAGGGTGGAGGTGCTGAAGCACGGCCCGCTCCTCAGAACCGAAATcccaggcaggctgcagcagtggctggacATAGACGCTACCTGCGCCCACAACATCATGAGAGGCACTCACGCGGGGGTCTTCGTCATCAGCGGAGAAGTGCAGAGCGACAAAGTGGTGGTGAATAAGGCCTACGCCTGGCAGAAGAAGAACAGGAACCTGCACCAGGCCGTGCGGAGATGGAAACATCACCGCTGCCCTGAACAGGCCGGCAGGAAGGTCTGAGACCTCAGTCCTAACGCTAAGAAACGGCTCCCCTCCCCACAGCTAGAAAACTCCTTCCCCTGGCAGTTGGTGTTTCGGAGATGTACGTTCAGTATTCTTAGGTGAATCAAAGCAGTCATAGTCAGCAGGTAGGGCCTCACTACAGACCCCCGACATCACTAAAACCCTTTTCCCGAGACAGAGCTTAGGGATGCAGACTTAACATATTCCTCTGGCAAGGTCCTGCAAACCCAGGACTTACAGCGGATGGCTTTGTGCAGCACCACTGACCTGAGACCTGCAGGCGAGCACAGACCAGAAGAGACCTTTAATAACACGGGCATCTGTACAGGTGAAAGGAAACCGCCCAGCTGAGGATTTCTGCTGAGGGTAACTGGGAAGGACTGTGCTGTAACTGAAGGCATTCCGTTTGGGTCAGAACGTTCTGGTCATTTGGAAATACCGAAGATACCCCCAGAGCCTCCAGGGAGGTGGAAATGACAATGAATTCCCTGCGGATCGCTCTCACCCAAACACAACACAGACTGCAGTCGCTCTCAGAGGTGAATACAGCCACAGCTCTACAcgagcagaaagcagaaaacagcaaatctCCAAGTGAGAAAATGAGTTGGATTTCTACTGCCTAACAAAGCACTGTCCGTGGAAAGTTTTCTACACTGGATTAAACTTGAGAACggaagaaaaatgacagagaaaataaaaaaaacccacacagccTTGGGGATCAATACGTTCTTCCCTGTGCCCAAAGCCTGCGGCCTCAGCTGCGGAGAGAACCGCCGGCTCTGATGGAGACACATTGCCTCCCTGCGCTCGTAAAGCACACCGACAGCCCAGCCAAGACCGTCTCTTCAGATGCGATGTGGGCTGAGCTCAGCACTCACGGCACTCGCACTGCAATTCCGCCGCGCTCCGACATTTGTGCAGCAATTACTCCCTATTTCCCTGAGGCTCAGAAGAAAAACACGGAGAGATTCCCTGTTTTTATTCCTCCCCGCTGCCTCGTATCACAAACTGCCTCCCGACCCGCAGGGCCTGCTGCCAGGTGGTCCCCGCGACGGCAGCATCCTCTGAACAGACTGCGTTTTGAAAACACAACAAGTAAAAGCTCTGATGGTTGAAAAAGGCTTTGTCtgatatttgttttccattaatGGGATTATTTGATTACTGGTGTTTCCCAACTAAGAAGCGCACAGATGGTCTGACTTACAAGCTTAGAATGATGTCTCATAACCAgaagagggtgggggggggaaatagggCAGGGACTTTTTCAGAGCTCCGTGAAACGCACTCGGGATCCATGCAGACGACTCACCCACTTTTAAGACAACAAACCACATTCCCCCTATGGTGCCCAGCCCCACGCTCCAAAGCGCAGAGCTCCCATTAAGCCATCACccagctgcccacagccccacaccgcCCTGCTTTGCTGACAGCAAAGATCACAGTGCGGCCACTTCTCCCTCCAAGGGCTCCCGCGTGCCACAGCACTTCTTGCTAAGCAAAACCCCCTTCAGGTCCTCGAGAGCCCTGCTAACAACTTCTGCCTTTGTCTAACACCACCCTATTAAATACACACCTCCGCCAATTTAAACAACAGAGACGCAATAATTAGATTTTAAAGCAGTTAATTTAGGCCGGTGCTGTTTGCGTAGATAGAGGTCTCTGGAATTCTTTTTAAGTCACAGCTGGCTCCTGGCAGGTCCATCTGGGAGATAAGAGCTGTCTTGCGAGTCGAGGTTTCTAAATTTGGGCTTCCCTATCAGAGGATAAAGGAGAACAGCCTAGGTGGGATCCGAAACGCTGCCTGCCCAGGGCCGTCCCCAGAGCCAGCATCGGAAGGCAGAGCTTGCCCCAGGAGCTGACAGAGGTGCCCGAGTCATCTCAGGGGCTGCGGGATCACTGCTGCCTGGGGGTGCCCTCCTGGAGGTCAGCAtcagcccagcagagca
This genomic interval carries:
- the P4HTM gene encoding transmembrane prolyl 4-hydroxylase, with amino-acid sequence MAAAAAAAAAARAESPPLPGPPGGRPRPVCSRPYFLVLMVFAHLYVLNVLGLLLFVHLSAGDAGSGPPASAAAPPPPPPPPARALPRLEGIKVGHTQRVELGPGRTRAARTLSLKPLLFEIPDFLTEEECKLIIHLAQLKGLQKSQILPTDDYEEAMEMIEISQMDFFNLLDHNQDGQLQLKEVLTHTRLGNGRWMTPENIREMYTAVKADPDGNGVLSLEEFKRLNIRDFHKYIGSQKVKMSDAVRNSQHTWLYQGEGAHQVMRAIRQRVMRLTRLPPEIVEHSEPLQVVRYDQGGHYHAHMDSGPVFPETACSHTKLVANESAPFETSCRYVTVLFYLNNVTGGGETVFPIADNRTYEEMSLIQNDVDLRDTRKNCDKGNLRVKPQQGTAVFWYNYLSDGEGWVGELDDFALHGGCLVTQGTKWIANNWINVDPNRRRQQRFQQEMERYAGSGAGAPGEWTVDKAYSGVHVEL
- the LOC395991 gene encoding crescent isoform X1; translated protein: MRAASTEKASRRRGAPWLPGLLLRLLLWGCAGGRASYLRRSSSCTAIPRSMALCYDIGYSEMRIPNLLEHETMPEVIQQSSSWLPLLARECHPDARIFLCSLFAPICLDRLIYPCRSLCEAVKRSCAPVMACYGYPWPEILNCNKFPADHELCIAAVSTDESSSSRRTVPRASCKDCELEEASTAREILDNLCANDFTVKIRILRKNTTTTVSDFDLDPSRVEVLKHGPLLRTEIPGRLQQWLDIDATCAHNIMRGTHAGVFVISGEVQSDKVVVNKAYAWQKKNRNLHQAVRRWKHHRCPEQAGRKV
- the LOC395991 gene encoding crescent precursor, which codes for MRAASTEKASRRRGAPWLPGLLLRLLLWGCAGGRASYLRRSSSCTAIPRSMALCYDIGYSEMRIPNLLEHETMPEVIQQSSSWLPLLARECHPDARIFLCSLFAPICLDRLIYPCRSLCEAVKRSCAPVMACYGYPWPEILNCNKFPADHELCIAAVSTDESSSSRRMPRASCKDCELEEASTAREILDNLCANDFTVKIRILRKNTTTTVSDFDLDPSRVEVLKHGPLLRTEIPGRLQQWLDIDATCAHNIMRGTHAGVFVISGEVQSDKVVVNKAYAWQKKNRNLHQAVRRWKHHRCPEQAGRKV